The genome window TGAGAGAGTATCATCGTAAACATCGACTGCTGCATACTTCACTATTGTTTCCCTCTTCAACAAACCCTCAGAAACCTTTGGAATTCAGAAAACGTTGGGAGTCAGTCTTACGGAAGTCTGAAATCGTGAATTTCCGATATCATGATTTGCGGCATTCAGCAGCCAGTTATATGGTCCGTAATGGTATGGATTTGAGACTTGTGGCAGAGATACTTGGTCACAGGACACCGCAGATGACGATGCGCTATAGTCACCTGAAGCGAGGTCATCTGAAGCAGGCAATGCTTGGAGCGATGGGTGCGTAATCAATTGGAAACCTATTAGGTTCACCCTCTACCATCAACACAATACTTGAGTTGAAAACTGGTTTGCTTTAGAAGTAGATCAGTTTTTCAACCTTCTAGATGCTCGGTGTTATCTAGATAAATAGTAGACTTGGAATTAACAAGATGTGAATGCGTATGAGGTTAAAAGATAAGAGTGTTGTTGTTACAGGTGCAACAGGAAGTATAGGTAAGGAAACAGCAAAGCTATTTAAAAGTAATGGTGCCAAATTGGCACTTTTAGGCAGAGACAAAAATAAATTGGAGGAGCTGCAAACTGAATTAGGCACTGATGAAAATACACTCTACATTGAATACGAAGCCAGAGACGAAAGTTCTGTTGCTTCCGCGATCAACAAAACGAATGAAGAATTTGGATCTTTGGACGCTGTAGTTGCAAATGCAGGAACTGAAGGGGTTATTCAGTCATTGACAGACTACACAGTAGAAGACTTTAGCTACACGCTCGAAGTCAATGTTACAGGAGTATGGTTGCTGATGAAGCATGCTACTCCGATAATGACTGGGCAAAAAAAAGGTTCATTCATAGCCATATCTTCGGGTGCCGGCGTAGTTGGTTCAAGTGGTCAGTGTCCATATGCTGCTAGCAAGCACGCAGTCTGTGGAATGATCAAAACTGCCTGCATTGAATTTGGTTCAAGTGGTGTCCGTTTCAACGTTCTTGCACCAGGTCCAATTGCAAACCGGATGATGGAATCACTTCACAAACAAATAAACCCTGTCAACCCAACGGAGGTTGAAGATTTTGTCAAAAGTAAGATTCCAATGGGCAGATACGGAACTGATGTGGAGATTGCTCAATTCGCACTTTTCCTTGCTTCGGATGAATCCACTTTCTGCAATGGTGGGGTTTTTCTAGCAGATGGAGGCCTCACTGCTGGTTGAAGGGTTTATCATTCATAGTCTGCACTATGGAGATGTTCTATGGGCAGGCAGTGTTTTACCAAACGAATCTGAGA of SAR324 cluster bacterium contains these proteins:
- a CDS encoding SDR family NAD(P)-dependent oxidoreductase — protein: MRLKDKSVVVTGATGSIGKETAKLFKSNGAKLALLGRDKNKLEELQTELGTDENTLYIEYEARDESSVASAINKTNEEFGSLDAVVANAGTEGVIQSLTDYTVEDFSYTLEVNVTGVWLLMKHATPIMTGQKKGSFIAISSGAGVVGSSGQCPYAASKHAVCGMIKTACIEFGSSGVRFNVLAPGPIANRMMESLHKQINPVNPTEVEDFVKSKIPMGRYGTDVEIAQFALFLASDESTFCNGGVFLADGGLTAG